In Rutidosis leptorrhynchoides isolate AG116_Rl617_1_P2 chromosome 2, CSIRO_AGI_Rlap_v1, whole genome shotgun sequence, one genomic interval encodes:
- the LOC139893196 gene encoding glycosyltransferase BC10-like: MISSPSPWIPTLLLLISLPIFFFFASHILPPPPPPISLPDEPDDLTLFRRAATADSISTHKPKSRIGSTNTKPKIAFLFLTNTNLQFAPLWEKFFSGNQSSFNLFNVYVHADPTVKPRVEIPGGVFTQDRFIAGKQTRRGTATLISAARRLIATAILDDPSNQFFTLISQHCIPLHSFQYVYSTLFELNSHQVAELRTLKYKSFIEIIDQDPNLWDRYNSRGEYVMVPEVKFDDFRVGSQFFTLTRKHAIMVVNERRLWNKFRLTCLKPHSCYPEEHYFPTLLSLVDLEGCTGYTLTHVNWTDSINGHPHTYYPNELSPELIYNLRRSDFKQDYMFARKFSPDCLDPLMDMADKVILRD; this comes from the coding sequence ATGATTTCATCACCATCTCCATGGATTCCTACATTACTCCTTTTAATTTCTCTcccaatttttttctttttcgcttcACACATCCTGCCACCACCGCCACCACCAATTTCCCTGCCGGACGAACCTGATGATCTTACCCTTTTCCGGCGAGCCGCCACCGCCGATTCCATCTCGACCCATAAACCCAAATCAAGAATCGGATCCACCAACACAAAACCCAAGATTGCTTTTTTGTTCTTAACAAACACCAACCTTCAATTTGCACCTTTATGGGAGAAGTTTTTTAGTGGGAATCAATCAAGTTTCAATCTTTTCAACGTTTATGTTCATGCTGACCCAACTGTAAAACCTAGAGTTGAAATCCCAGGTGGGGTGTTCACTCAAGATCGATTTATTGCCGGTAAACAAACCCGCCGTGGCACCGCCACCCTCATCTCCGCTGCACGCCGCCTTATCGCCACTGCGATTCTAGATGACCCGAGTAACCAATTCTTTACTTTGATCTCTCAACATTGTATACCTTTACATTCGTTTCAATATGTGTATAGTACCCTTTTCGAGTTAAATTCGCATCAAGTAGCTGAATTAAGAACCCTTAAATATAAAAGCTTTATTGAAATAATTGATCAGGATCCAAATCTTTGGGATAGGTATAATTCCAGGGGTGAATATGTAATGGTACCTGAAGTTAAATTTGATGACTTTCGAGTGGGTTCACAGTTTTTTACACTTACTCGAAAGCATGCTATAATGGTTGTTAATGAAAGGAGGTTATGGAATAAATTCAGGCTGACGTGTTTAAAACCTCATTCTTGTTACCCTGAAGAACATTACTTTCCTACATTGCTGTCATTGGTGGATTTAGAAGGGTGTACTGGTTATACTTTGACTCATGTTAATTGGACCGATAGTATTAACGGACACCCGCATACTTATTATCCGAATGAGTTGTCGCCCGAACTAATTTACAATCTCAGGCGGTCGGATTTTAAACAGGATTATATGTTTGCACGCAAGTTCTCGCCGGATTGTTTGGATCCTTTGATGGATATGGCCGATAAAGTGATTTTGCGGGACTAA